A portion of the Hoplias malabaricus isolate fHopMal1 chromosome 1, fHopMal1.hap1, whole genome shotgun sequence genome contains these proteins:
- the LOC136711023 gene encoding uncharacterized protein → MSKGGGEEKRRTVLTLSSLPPLSSSSLSPQSSPSPLFLHCPQPLLSASTVLILSSLPPQSSPSPLFLHCPQPLLSASTVLILSSLPPLSSSSLSPQSSPSPLFLHCPHPLCLHSPHPLLSSSTVLSLSSLPPQSSSSPLFLHSPHPLCLHSPHPLLSSSTVLSLSSLPPQSSSSPLCLHCPHNLCLHSPHPLLSSSTVLSLSSLPLQFSSSPLCLHSPHPLCLHSPHPLLSSSTVLILSVSTVLTLSSLPPQSSSSVSPQSSPSPLFLHCPQPLLSASTVLILSSLPPLSSSSLPHPLLSSSTVLSLSSLPPQSSSSPLFLHSPHPLCLHSPHPLLSSSTVLSLSSLPPQSSSSPLCLHCPHPLCLHSPHPLLSSSTVLILSSLPLQFSSSPLCLHCPPPLLSTSTVLIISSLPPQSSSSVSPQSSPSPLFLHCPHPLLSASTVLILSSLPPLSSSSPLYLHSSHPLLSSSTVVLFSVSPLSSSSPPFLPLSSSSPLCLHSSHPLLSASIVLLYFSASTVLLLSASTILLLSASTVLLLCSSTILTLSSLPPQSSSSPLCLHCPPPFCLHNPHPLLSASTVLILSSLPPLSFSSPLYLHSPHPLLSSSTVVLFSSSSTSLPPLSSSSLPPQSSSSLPPLSSSSVPPQFSSSPLCLHSPRPLLSASTVLLLSASIILILSSLPPQFSSSPLCLYSPHPLLSASTVLLLSASTILILSASTFLILSSLPQLSSSSPLCLHCPHPLLSASIVLIFSSLPPLSSSSPLCLHCPHHLLSASIVLILSSLPPLSSSSPLCLRCPHHLLSASAVLIISSLPPLSSSSPFYLHSPALLFSAPELFREFLGVVWGSSPGC, encoded by the exons ATGagtaaaggaggaggagaggagaaaaggaGGACAG tcctcaccctctcctctcttcctccactgtcctcatcctctctgtctccacagtcctcaccctctcctctcttcctccactgTCCTCAGCCTCTCCTCTCTGCCTCCACAGTCCtcatcctctcctctcttcctccacagtcctcaccctctcctctcttcctccactgTCCTCAGCCTCTCCTCTCTGCCTCCACAGTCCTCATCCTCTCCTCTCTGCCTCCACTGTCCTCATCctctctgtctccacagtcctcaccctctcctctcttcctccactgtcctcatcctctctgtctccacagtcctcaccctctcctctcttcctccactgTCCTCAGCCTCTCCTCTCTGCCTCCACAGTCCtcatcctctcctctcttcctccacagTCCTCATCCTCTGTGTCTCCACAGTCCTcaccctctcctctcttcctccactgTCCTCAGCCTCTCCTCTCTGCCTCCACAGTCCTCATCCTCTCCTCTCTGCCTCCACTGTCCTCATAAtctctgtctccacagtcctcaccctctcctctcttcctccactgTCCTCAGCCTCTCCTCTCTGCCTCTACAGTTCTCATCCTCTCCTCTCTGCCTCCACAGTCCTCATCCTCTGTGTCTCCACAGTCCTcaccctctcctctcttcctccactgtcctcatcctctctgtctccacagtcctcaccctctcctctcttcctccacagTCCTCATCCTCTGTGTCTCCACAGTCCTcaccctctcctctcttcctccactgTCCTCAGCCTCTCCTCTCTGCCTCCACAGTCCTCATCCTCTCCTCTCTGCCTCCACTGTCCTCATCctctct tcctcaccctctcctctcttcctccactgTCCTCAGCCTCTCCTCTCTGCCTCCACAGTCCtcatcctctcctctcttcctccacagTCCTCATCCTCTGTGTCTCCACAGTCCTcaccctctcctctcttcctccactgTCCTcagcctctcctctcttcctccacagTCCTCATCCTCTCCTCTCTGCCTCCACTGTCCTCATCctctctgtctccacagtcctcaccctctcctctcttcctccactgTCCTCATCCTCTCCTCTCTGCCTCTACAGTTCTCATCCTCTCCTCTCTGCctccactgtcctcctcctctcctctctacCTCCACAGTTCTCATCATCTCCTCTCTGCCTCCACAGTCCTCATCCTCTGTGTCTCCACAGTCCTcaccctctcctctcttcctccactgTCCTCATCCTCTCCTCTCTGCCTCTACAGTTCTCATCCTCTCCTCTCTGCctccactgtcctcctcctctcctctctacCTCCACAGTTCtcatcctctcctctcttcctccactgTCGTCCTCTTCTCTGTGTCTCCACTGTCCTCATCCTCTCCTCCCTTTCTTCCACTGTCCTCATCCTCTCCTCTCTGCCTCCACAGTTCTCATCCTCTCCTCTCTGCCTCCATAGTCCTTCTCTACTTCTCTGCctccactgtcctcctcctctctgcctccacaatcctcctcctctctgcctccactgtcctcctcctctgttcctccacAATTCTCACCCTCTCCTCTCTGCCTCCACAGTCCTCGTCCTCTCCTCTCTGCctccactgtcctcctcctttcTGCCTCCATAATCCTCATCCTCTCCTCTCTGCCTCCACAGTTCTCATCCTCTCCTCTCTGCCTCCACTgtccttctcttctcctctctacCTCCACAGTCCtcatcctctcctctcttcctccactgTCGTCCTCTTCTCT TCCTCCTCTACTTCTCTGCctccactgtcctcctcctctctgcCTCCGCAATCCTCCTCCTCTCTGCctccactgtcctcctcctctgttcctccacAATTCTCATCCTCTCCTCTCTGCCTCCACAGTCCTCGTCCTCTCCTCTCTGCctccactgtcctcctcctctctgcCTCCATAATCCTCATCCTCTCCTCTCTGCCTCCACAGTTCTCATCCTCTCCTCTCTGCCTCTACAGTCCTCATCCTCTCCTCTCTGCctccactgtcctcctcctctctgcCTCCACAATCCTCATCCTCTCTGCCTCCACATTTCTCATCCTCTCCTCTCTGCCTCAACTgtcctcctcttctcctctgtGCCTCCACTGTCCTCATCCTCTCCTCTCTGCCTCCATTGTCCTCATCTTCTCCTCTCTGCCTCCACTGTCCTCATCTTCTCCTCTCTGCCTCCATTGTCCTCATCATCTCCTCTCTGCCTCCATTGTCCTCATCCTCTCCTCTCTGCCTCCATTGTCCTCATCCTCTCCTCTCTGCCTCCGCTGTCCTCATCATCTCCTCTCTGCCTCCGCTGTCCTCATCATCTCCTCTCTGCCTCCACTGTCTTCATCTTCCCCTTTCTACCTCCACAGCCCTGCTCTTCTCTTTTCTGCCCCGGAGCTGTTTCGAGAATTTCTTGGGGTTGTTTGGGGCAGTTCTCCGGGCTGTTAG
- the tram1 gene encoding translocating chain-associated membrane protein 1 has translation MGIRKKTNKNPPVLSHEFIIQNHADIVSCVAMLFLLGLMFEITSKIAVLFITVQYNVTVTAGEGLEESAVNFFHHGLKDAATIFFYMLVAIIMHAIIQEYVLDKINRKMHFSKTKHSKFNESGQLSAFYLFSCVWGASILLSENILPNPVSLWEGYPHALMPFQMKFYYICQLGYWLHALPELYFQKVKKEDIPRQLVYISLYLVHIAGAYILNLNRLGLVLLVLHYFVEFLFHVSRIIYFSNEERQAGFSIWAVLFVLARLLTLSLSVLTVGFGLAGAEHQGLSVSEGNFNILFIRATVLAAICSTQAFMMWKFINFQLRRWREQTQSTTLKKKTSSTKGKSKKANGVNGSLSANGADSPRARKEKSS, from the exons ATGGGGATCAGAAAGAAGACCAACAAGAACCCTCCGGTTCTAAGCCATGAGTTTATTATCCAGAACCACGCCGATATAGTCTCCTGTGTTGCTATGCTCTTTCTGCTGGGGCTCATGTTTGAG ATCACATCGAAGATTGCAGTGTTGTTCATAACAGTCCAGTACAATGTCACGGTGACAGCGGGCG aAGGCTTGGAGGAATCTGCTGTGAATTTTTTCCACCATGGTCTGAAGGATGCTGCCACCATCTTCTTCTACATGTTGGTGGCCATCATCATGCATGCCATAATCCAGGAGTACGTCCTCGAT AAAATCAACAGGAAGATGCACTTCTCCAAAACTAAACACAGCAAGTTTAATGAATCTGGGCAACTGAGCGCTTTCTACCTCTTCTCCTGTGTGTGGGGAGCCAGCATCCTGCTTTCA gAGAACATCCTGCCGAACCCTGTGAGTCTGTGGGAGGGGTATCCTCATGCTCTGATGCC GTTCCAGATGAAATTTTACTACATTTGTCAGCTGGGTTACTGGCTCCACGCTCTTCCTGAGCTCTACTTCCAGAAGGTCAAAAAA GAGGACATTCCTCGCCAGTTGGTTTATATCAGTCTGTACCTCGTCCACATTGCGGGAGCATACATTCTAAA TCTGAATCGTTTGGGTCTAGTTCTGCTGGTGCTGCATTATTTTGTGGAGTTCCTCTTCCATGTGTCGAGGATCATTTACTTCAGCAACGAGGAGAGACAGGCCGG GTTCAGTATTTGGGCAGTTCTGTTTGTTCTGGCCCGGttgctgactctctctctgtccgtccTCACGGTGGGCTTTGGTTTGGCCGGAGCAGAGCATCAGGGGCTAAGTGTCAGTGAGGGCAACTTTAACATCCTCTTCATCAG ggCGACGGTTCTGGCTGCGATCTGCTCCACTCAGGCATTCATGATGTGGAAATTCATCAACTTCCAGCTGCGACGGTGGAGAGAACAAACTCAGAGCACCAccttaaaaaagaaaacctccTCCACCAAGGGCAAGTCCAAGAAAG
- the xkr9 gene encoding XK-related protein 9 produces the protein MSDEEMTRVLWVSTMLGLLCSAADTMSDLLLGIQYFREGRCVCFALTLTFIVVASVVTQIFSYAWFRDDGPKDKTLTKFQLITVHLLHMGFFTRHLQLLKASFGCVWCGRTSPASADDKALSALRDLSMLRLFETFLESVPQLLLQLYIVLQQQDATVIQSLSMVVSFLSTAWTLVDFWRCLRRSLPQRGAMLRWFPAAVYLLYKALTISARILGLVLLLKLNLYCVLVLLLQWLLCGLWTHKVKTEFCTSLCLEILYRAMVAFILIFTFFNIKGQNTKVPMIVYYVVVSLQNISAPLLLFILSPSVLDHDLYLTLTAFILVANTMGLFFLALYYWALHPTLSRQADVVDGIVPSLRQRSTLVL, from the exons ATGTCAGACGAAGAAATGACGAGGGTCCTCTGGGTCTCCACCATGCTCGGCCTCCTGTGCTCTGCAGCCGACACCATGTCTGACCTTCTGCTGGGCATCCAGTATTTTAGGGAGGGGAGGTGTGTGTGCTTCGCTCTGACCTTGACCTTCATCGTGGTGGCATCTGTGGTCACTCAGATCTTCAGCTACGCCTGGTTCAGAGATGATGGGCCAAAGGACAAGACACTGACCAAGTTTCAGCTGATCACTGTCCACCTGCTACACATGGGCTTCTTCACTCG ACACCTGCAGCTGCTGAAGGCCAGTTTCGGCTGCGTGTGGTGTGGGAGAACGAGCCCTGCGTCTGCGGATGATAAGGCTTTGAGCGCTTTGAGGGACCTGAGCATGCTCCGTCTGTTCGAGACGTTCCTGGAGAGCGTTCCTCAGCTTCTCCTCCAGCTTTACATTGTCCTCCAACAGCAGGACGCCACTGTCATACAGA GTCTGAGCATGGTGGTGTCATTCTTGAGCACTGCATGGACGCTGGTGGATTTCTGGCGATGTCTGCGGAGGTCTCTTCCCCAGAGGGGGGCGATGTTGCGCTGGTTCCCTGCGGCTGTTTACCTGCTCTATAAAGCTCTGACGATTTCTGCGCGGATCCTGGGCCTGGTTCTGCTCCTGAAGCTGAACCTCTACTGCGTCCTTGTTCTGCTCCTCCAGTGGCTGCTGTGCGGGTTGTGGACTCACAAGGTGAAGACGGAGTTCTGCACATCGCTGTGTTTGGAGATTCTCTACCGAGCCATGGTGGccttcatcctcatcttcacCTTCTTCAACATCAAAGGGCAGAACACAAAGGTTCCGATGATTGTTTATTACGTGGTGGTTTCTCTGCAGAACATCTCGGCTCCTCTGCTGCTGTTCATCCTCAGCCCCTCTGTCCTGGACCATGACCTGTACCTGACCCTGACGGCCTTTATCCTCGTGGCGAACACCATGGGGCTGTTTTTCTTAGCTTTGTATTACTGGGCTCTGCACCCGACGCTGAGCAGACAGGCTGACGTCGTGGACGGCATAGTGCCCAGCTTGAGACAAAGGTCCACATTGGTTTTGTAA